The uncultured Cohaesibacter sp. genome window below encodes:
- a CDS encoding pyruvate formate lyase family protein, protein MLKTVTGVSERIERLRQNYVNTKPSICYERARIYTESHKRTEGKSVILRRAEAFHDFCAKFEVRIFEDELIVGTAGRFRRTGILTPEYSWKWVDKEMDTFPTRPQDPYQITPDQCATIRSEIFPYWHGKSLEEYFLAALPEETARIAVDTGIIDNDSKWRQAVGEITPDYEGHLFVKGYGGILKDAEEKLATLDYLNAEDIDRIDFYKATILSAKAIILLANRYADLAEGKAAEEQDAARKTELLEIARVCRRVPEYPPQSFHEATQFIWFVQLGGIITENPLALNPGRFDQFMYPYYAADMDNGRLDKAGAKELIHALWLKYSEWVWTISENTTGYFAGYNQFQNLTVGGKKRDGSDATNELTYLCLEATDEVRTHQPGLSVRVQSDCPQEFLYAVTDLVSKGTGFPAIHNDQAGTQMLLQAGYEPEDARDWNNCGCVVPHFRQTGQWTSAVNVNFAAAMEYALNEGKSRLTGEKMGLDAKPLASYASYQEIEDATFEQVGNLIHHSVVSTVIAQKLHAEMVPRPFLSTCIGHCLEEGRDLSRGGAKYNVGPVLTGIGLAVVANSLAVIKKLVFEDKVTTLAELDAAMNADWEGHDVLRTKALAVVKYGNDDDYVDAIARDLANYYYRKTRAYKDNFGSPFNSAFMGISNYIPTGRIVGATPCGRKATKPITEGVSPFAGSDVKSPLAAMRSSAKMNHDVHTGGTLLNLRLSEDLVSTPKGKRDLGSIIRAYFSLGAFHVQFNTLSTEVLRKAQKNPEEYKDLLVRVAGYSTQFVNLSPEMQEAIIARSAHGSY, encoded by the coding sequence ATGTTGAAAACGGTGACTGGCGTCTCGGAACGCATCGAACGGCTACGGCAAAATTACGTCAATACAAAGCCTTCCATCTGTTATGAGCGCGCCAGGATCTACACCGAGTCGCACAAGCGCACCGAGGGCAAGTCGGTCATCCTGCGCCGCGCCGAAGCCTTCCATGATTTCTGCGCCAAATTCGAGGTGCGTATCTTCGAGGATGAACTGATCGTCGGAACCGCAGGCAGATTTCGCCGCACGGGCATCCTGACGCCGGAGTATTCCTGGAAATGGGTCGACAAGGAAATGGACACCTTCCCGACCCGTCCGCAAGACCCCTATCAGATCACGCCGGATCAATGCGCCACCATCCGCTCCGAGATCTTCCCCTACTGGCATGGCAAGTCACTGGAAGAATATTTCCTTGCGGCGCTGCCGGAAGAGACGGCCCGCATTGCGGTCGACACGGGCATCATCGACAATGATTCCAAATGGCGTCAGGCGGTGGGCGAGATCACGCCGGATTATGAGGGTCATCTGTTCGTCAAGGGCTATGGCGGCATCCTGAAAGACGCCGAGGAAAAGCTCGCCACGCTCGACTATCTCAACGCCGAGGATATCGACAGGATCGATTTCTACAAGGCGACGATCCTTTCGGCGAAAGCCATCATCCTGCTGGCCAATCGCTACGCCGATCTTGCCGAAGGCAAGGCAGCCGAAGAGCAGGACGCCGCCCGCAAGACCGAATTGCTGGAGATCGCCCGCGTTTGCCGTCGGGTGCCGGAATATCCGCCGCAAAGCTTCCACGAGGCCACACAGTTCATCTGGTTTGTCCAGCTGGGTGGCATCATCACCGAAAACCCGCTGGCGCTCAATCCCGGCCGTTTTGACCAGTTCATGTATCCCTACTATGCTGCCGACATGGACAATGGTCGTCTCGACAAGGCCGGGGCGAAGGAACTGATCCATGCGCTTTGGCTGAAATACTCCGAATGGGTCTGGACCATCTCGGAGAACACCACCGGCTATTTCGCAGGTTACAACCAGTTCCAGAACCTGACCGTCGGTGGCAAGAAGCGCGACGGCAGCGACGCCACCAATGAGCTGACCTATCTCTGCCTTGAGGCGACCGACGAGGTACGCACCCATCAGCCGGGGCTCAGCGTCCGCGTGCAGTCGGACTGTCCGCAGGAATTTCTCTATGCGGTGACCGATCTGGTCAGCAAGGGAACGGGCTTCCCGGCCATTCACAATGATCAGGCCGGAACCCAGATGCTGCTTCAGGCCGGATACGAACCCGAAGACGCCCGCGACTGGAACAACTGCGGCTGTGTCGTGCCGCATTTCCGCCAGACCGGCCAATGGACCAGCGCTGTCAATGTCAACTTCGCTGCCGCGATGGAATATGCCCTCAACGAAGGCAAAAGCCGCCTGACGGGCGAGAAGATGGGGCTCGATGCCAAGCCGCTGGCCAGCTACGCAAGTTATCAGGAAATCGAGGATGCCACCTTCGAGCAGGTGGGCAACCTCATCCATCATTCGGTGGTTTCCACCGTCATCGCCCAGAAACTGCATGCGGAAATGGTGCCGCGGCCGTTCCTGTCCACCTGTATCGGCCATTGTCTGGAAGAGGGCAGGGATCTTTCCCGTGGCGGCGCGAAATACAATGTCGGCCCCGTGCTGACCGGTATCGGTCTTGCAGTGGTCGCCAACTCGCTGGCCGTCATCAAGAAGCTGGTGTTCGAGGACAAGGTCACCACGCTCGCCGAACTGGACGCGGCGATGAATGCTGACTGGGAAGGCCATGACGTCCTGCGCACCAAGGCTCTGGCGGTGGTCAAATATGGCAATGACGACGATTATGTCGACGCCATCGCCCGCGATCTGGCCAACTACTATTATCGCAAGACCCGTGCCTACAAGGATAATTTCGGCTCGCCCTTCAACTCGGCCTTCATGGGGATTTCCAACTATATCCCGACCGGCCGGATCGTTGGGGCCACCCCGTGCGGGCGCAAGGCGACCAAGCCGATCACCGAGGGCGTTTCGCCTTTTGCCGGCAGCGACGTGAAGAGCCCGCTGGCAGCGATGCGTTCCAGCGCCAAGATGAACCACGATGTGCATACCGGCGGCACGCTGCTCAACCTGCGCCTGAGCGAAGATCTGGTCAGCACCCCGAAAGGCAAGCGCGATCTGGGCAGTATCATCCGGGCCTATTTCTCGCTTGGCGCCTTCCATGTGCAGTTCAACACCCTGTCGACGGAAGTCCTGCGCAAGGCCCAGAAGAACCCGGAAGAATACAAGGATCTGCTGGTGCGGGTTGCGGGCTACAGCACCCAGTTTGTCAACCTGTCACCGGAAATGCAGGAAGCGATCATCGCGCGTTCGGCCCATGGCAGCTACTGA
- a CDS encoding glycyl-radical enzyme activating protein, with the protein MAATDKAKDGTTGTVLQMQDYSIHDGDGVRTTIFLAGCGLRCQWCANPESWTQHRKLAYHAHKCRGCHSCRTVCPEGLDPAAGDFDATRCTFCGDCVAACPEKALQLACEQMDADAIMEQIRRDEIFFRHSGGGVTFSGGEPFVQHQFLRHLMAGCERLGVSVWVETCGFFKWEACQDLMAGIDYIFFDIKHMDSEIHRRFTGQGNETILDNAKRIHAAGVSMTVRVPLIAEVNLEENNLEATARFMRDHLPDSSIELLPYHELGKAKYNAFRMTDSFHAFTTPTDAQIAAAYSIFDRYGIKRYQ; encoded by the coding sequence ATGGCAGCTACTGACAAGGCAAAAGATGGGACAACGGGAACAGTCCTGCAGATGCAGGACTATTCCATTCATGATGGAGACGGGGTCCGCACAACCATCTTTCTGGCCGGCTGTGGCCTTCGGTGCCAGTGGTGCGCTAACCCCGAAAGCTGGACCCAGCACAGGAAACTGGCCTATCACGCCCACAAGTGCCGGGGGTGCCACAGCTGCCGGACGGTCTGCCCGGAAGGCCTCGACCCGGCGGCGGGAGATTTCGATGCAACCCGCTGTACCTTCTGCGGGGACTGCGTGGCCGCCTGTCCTGAAAAGGCTCTGCAATTGGCTTGCGAGCAAATGGATGCAGACGCCATCATGGAGCAGATCCGCCGCGATGAGATCTTCTTTCGCCATTCCGGCGGCGGAGTGACCTTTTCGGGTGGTGAACCCTTTGTCCAGCACCAGTTCCTGCGCCATCTGATGGCCGGGTGCGAGAGGCTGGGTGTTTCGGTCTGGGTGGAGACCTGCGGCTTCTTCAAGTGGGAGGCCTGTCAGGATCTTATGGCAGGCATCGACTACATCTTTTTTGATATCAAGCATATGGATAGCGAAATTCACCGTCGCTTCACCGGCCAGGGCAACGAGACCATCCTTGACAATGCCAAACGGATTCATGCCGCAGGCGTGTCGATGACGGTACGTGTTCCTCTGATTGCGGAGGTCAATCTGGAGGAAAACAATCTTGAGGCAACCGCCCGCTTCATGCGGGATCATCTGCCCGACAGCAGCATCGAGCTTCTGCCTTATCATGAGCTGGGCAAGGCCAAATACAACGCCTTTCGCATGACGGACAGTTTCCATGCCTTCACGACGCCGACAGACGCGCAGATCGCCGCCGCCTATAGCATTTTCGACCGCTATGGGATCAAGCGTTATCAGTAG
- a CDS encoding phosphoglycerate dehydrogenase: protein MTKQKILVLTEQFTNECPLFDPLREAGYEVVVNETSRLPDEASLKAMLASDVVATIAGGEPYTPDVIANAKDLKIIARWGVGYDKVNVPAATAHDIPLAMAFGQNHESVAEYAHAMALSLACGIGRRDAMVHGGTWMFDGFHPGLWERTAGLIGLGRIGGAMARRLKGQSMRVLVFDPYVSEEQAEAAGVEKCDLDTLLAESDLISVHAPSTPETRHTLNAETFAKMKDGVIVINTSRGPLIDETALVDALKSGKVYGAGLDVFETEPLPADSALRSCDNVILSPHVSGMDKMAEKRVTMRCVNNILAWLHGDPKELLPYVVNPETLKL, encoded by the coding sequence ATGACAAAGCAAAAAATCCTTGTTCTGACAGAACAGTTTACAAATGAATGCCCGCTTTTCGATCCTTTGCGTGAAGCCGGATATGAGGTGGTGGTCAATGAAACCAGCCGTCTTCCCGACGAAGCCTCTCTCAAGGCCATGCTGGCAAGCGACGTGGTGGCAACAATCGCCGGGGGGGAGCCCTACACCCCTGACGTGATCGCCAACGCCAAGGATCTCAAGATCATCGCCCGTTGGGGCGTTGGGTATGACAAGGTCAATGTCCCCGCAGCGACCGCTCATGACATCCCGCTTGCCATGGCCTTTGGCCAGAACCATGAGAGCGTCGCAGAATACGCCCATGCCATGGCCCTGTCGCTCGCCTGTGGCATTGGTCGCCGCGATGCCATGGTTCATGGTGGTACCTGGATGTTCGACGGCTTCCACCCGGGCCTGTGGGAACGCACAGCCGGTCTTATCGGTCTTGGCCGCATCGGTGGCGCCATGGCGCGTCGCCTCAAGGGCCAGTCCATGCGCGTGCTGGTCTTTGATCCCTATGTGAGTGAAGAACAGGCCGAAGCGGCTGGCGTCGAGAAATGCGATCTCGATACGTTGCTGGCCGAGAGCGATCTGATCTCGGTGCATGCCCCTTCAACGCCCGAGACGCGCCACACGCTGAATGCAGAAACCTTCGCCAAGATGAAGGATGGCGTCATTGTCATCAATACTTCGCGCGGGCCGCTCATTGACGAGACGGCGCTGGTCGATGCCCTCAAGTCCGGCAAGGTCTATGGCGCTGGTCTCGATGTGTTCGAAACCGAGCCGCTTCCGGCCGACAGCGCCCTGCGCAGCTGTGACAATGTCATTCTCAGCCCGCATGTCTCCGGCATGGACAAGATGGCCGAGAAGCGTGTGACCATGCGCTGCGTCAATAACATTCTGGCCTGGTTGCACGGCGATCCCAAGGAGCTGCTGCCCTATGTCGTCAACCCCGAAACCCTGAAACTCTGA
- a CDS encoding TRAP transporter substrate-binding protein, producing the protein MKRSVKLLAGVAAVALSAMVSFAAEAETLRFATTLPEADNPETHAMKAFEQYVEFHTNGEIDVQLLHGGVGGDREILESVRNGIFQMTATTDGALASFYPGVQVFSTPYLFRSTRHAVEFMNNSPVMGEFVADVEKQAGLRIIGFAADGFRNFVNNKHPIKTPADVEGLKLRSMESPVMIALMKSLGAAPTPIPFPESAMAIRQGVVDGGENPPSTVINGGWGEVIKYMSLDEHIFSAVFAYANPSFLDGLSEQNRAAVLDGVNLYTTIMLAGKGQGYLTDTQRIRDLGVEVYVNSPAEKKAFGEKAQKPVREFLAKELGAEYVDKFLAAVSETETQLYGK; encoded by the coding sequence ATGAAACGTTCAGTCAAACTGCTGGCCGGTGTCGCCGCTGTAGCCCTTTCCGCAATGGTTTCTTTTGCCGCCGAGGCTGAAACCCTGCGCTTTGCGACCACACTGCCTGAAGCAGACAATCCAGAAACCCATGCCATGAAGGCATTCGAGCAGTATGTCGAATTCCACACCAACGGCGAAATCGACGTGCAGCTGCTGCACGGTGGCGTTGGTGGTGACCGCGAAATTCTCGAAAGCGTGCGCAACGGCATTTTCCAGATGACCGCCACGACGGACGGAGCGCTTGCCTCCTTCTATCCCGGTGTGCAGGTCTTCTCGACGCCATATCTGTTCCGTTCCACCCGCCATGCGGTTGAGTTCATGAACAACTCCCCGGTCATGGGTGAGTTCGTGGCTGATGTGGAGAAGCAGGCAGGCCTGCGCATCATCGGCTTTGCTGCAGACGGCTTCCGCAACTTCGTGAACAACAAGCATCCGATCAAGACCCCTGCCGACGTGGAAGGCCTCAAGCTGCGTTCCATGGAAAGCCCGGTCATGATCGCGCTGATGAAGAGCCTCGGGGCTGCCCCGACGCCGATCCCGTTCCCGGAAAGCGCCATGGCCATCCGTCAGGGTGTTGTTGATGGGGGTGAAAACCCGCCGTCCACCGTCATCAATGGCGGCTGGGGTGAAGTGATCAAATACATGTCTCTTGACGAGCATATCTTCTCGGCCGTGTTTGCCTATGCCAACCCGTCTTTCCTCGACGGTCTGAGCGAACAGAACCGCGCCGCCGTCCTTGACGGGGTCAATCTCTACACCACCATCATGCTTGCAGGCAAAGGTCAGGGCTACCTCACCGATACCCAGCGCATTCGTGATCTGGGCGTGGAAGTCTATGTGAACTCGCCTGCCGAGAAGAAGGCATTTGGCGAGAAGGCCCAGAAGCCGGTCCGCGAATTCCTCGCCAAGGAGCTTGGCGCTGAATATGTAGACAAGTTCCTGGCCGCTGTTTCGGAAACCGAAACTCAACTCTACGGCAAATAA
- a CDS encoding XRE family transcriptional regulator, with protein MSANKFKHSVATHLKTIRAQRQLSLDDVARLTGVSKAMLGQIEREESSPTIAKLWQIASGLETSFSAFLDQGSNTDEGPNFPDDPDMKMVSVFPYSSAVNFEIHEITLTNHHCQMSEPHAHGVIESVIVLAGELEVLSDGYWQAIGKGGTFRFFADQPHGYRAASERVVFQNIVSY; from the coding sequence TTGTCGGCCAACAAGTTCAAGCACAGTGTAGCGACCCATCTCAAGACCATCCGGGCCCAGCGCCAGCTCAGCCTGGATGACGTCGCCAGATTGACCGGCGTCTCCAAGGCCATGCTTGGCCAGATCGAGCGTGAAGAATCAAGCCCCACCATTGCCAAGCTGTGGCAGATCGCCTCCGGGCTGGAAACCTCCTTCTCGGCCTTTCTTGATCAGGGTTCCAACACCGATGAGGGTCCGAACTTTCCCGATGACCCGGACATGAAAATGGTGTCGGTCTTCCCCTACAGCTCAGCGGTGAATTTCGAAATCCACGAGATCACCCTGACCAACCACCACTGTCAGATGTCAGAGCCCCATGCCCACGGGGTGATCGAGAGCGTCATCGTGCTTGCTGGAGAGCTTGAGGTTCTGTCGGACGGGTACTGGCAGGCCATAGGCAAAGGAGGCACGTTCCGCTTCTTTGCCGACCAGCCCCACGGCTATAGGGCCGCCAGCGAGCGCGTCGTCTTCCAGAATATCGTCAGCTACTGA
- a CDS encoding dihydrodipicolinate synthase family protein, with amino-acid sequence MTKEISGIIPVVLTPFTDDNKIDWAGYERLIEWYLENGAEALFAVCQSSEMLFLSVEERVELARFTMEKVAGRVPVMASGHISDSLEDQKTELGAMVETGVDAIVLVTNRLDPEKKGAEAFRSNLDALLDFLPADMPLGLYECPAPYRRLMTDEEVTYCAQSGRFVIVKDVSCDLETVTRRVGLVKGTPMKICNANAAIATPAMFAGSAGFCGVFNNIHPDLYRWVQDHGKDHPELCEELSVFLVLSAQVEPMGYPKMAKLYHQRMGTFSSIHSRVVPFDIEEKFWALGAVIDRIEQGTEFYRKKISALSE; translated from the coding sequence ATGACCAAAGAAATCTCCGGTATCATCCCGGTTGTGCTGACGCCGTTCACCGACGACAACAAGATCGACTGGGCAGGCTATGAACGCCTCATCGAATGGTATCTCGAAAACGGTGCCGAGGCCCTGTTTGCGGTTTGCCAGTCTTCCGAAATGCTGTTCCTTAGTGTCGAGGAACGCGTGGAGCTGGCTCGCTTCACGATGGAAAAGGTCGCCGGGCGCGTGCCGGTCATGGCTTCCGGCCATATTTCGGATTCGCTGGAAGACCAGAAGACCGAACTTGGTGCCATGGTCGAAACCGGTGTGGACGCCATCGTTCTGGTGACCAACCGTCTCGATCCGGAGAAGAAGGGCGCCGAGGCCTTCCGCAGCAATCTTGATGCACTGCTCGACTTCCTGCCAGCCGACATGCCGCTCGGTCTCTATGAATGCCCGGCTCCCTATCGCCGCCTGATGACCGACGAAGAAGTGACCTACTGCGCCCAGTCCGGCCGCTTCGTCATCGTCAAGGACGTCTCTTGCGATCTGGAAACCGTCACCCGTCGCGTTGGGCTGGTCAAGGGCACGCCGATGAAGATCTGCAACGCCAACGCAGCCATCGCAACCCCGGCCATGTTTGCCGGATCTGCCGGTTTCTGTGGCGTCTTCAACAACATCCACCCCGACCTTTACCGCTGGGTTCAGGATCACGGCAAGGACCATCCAGAGCTGTGCGAAGAGCTTTCGGTCTTTCTCGTCCTTTCCGCTCAGGTCGAGCCGATGGGCTATCCCAAGATGGCCAAGCTCTATCACCAGCGCATGGGCACCTTCTCCAGCATCCACAGCCGCGTGGTTCCCTTCGACATTGAAGAGAAATTCTGGGCGCTTGGGGCGGTCATCGATCGCATCGAGCAGGGCACTGAGTTCTATCGCAAGAAGATCAGCGCTCTTTCGGAATAG
- a CDS encoding TRAP transporter large permease encodes MSPAAIFSAFFFLVLIGSPIAVALGLTGASAAWFAHLPMVIIPTRFFSSLDNFSLLAAPFYIFAGEVMNRGGITETLITFAAKITRFVAGGAAYANILASVLFAGISGTAIADTAALGKIFINGMPKQGYTKEFSAAVTVASSMIGPIIPPSVIMIVYASVAQVSIIKLFVAGIVPGLMLGGACAVIVLITALTKGLPKGEIKAVDKSDKQLVFETALVFSIPMFIVFGTLSGVFTATEAGGIACVYALVIGRFVLKTLSGRSVLACMRASMRTTASLYLVIAGASVLSYILTVTGAISSVRSLTVLFSDSQTIFLFFVLGILLIAGFFLEPGVQVLLLAPIFLPISRGLGIDEMQFAMVFLLSGTMSLMTPPVGICLFVAAQIGEISIGRMFWAILPFLAAQIVAISFLIIWPDLVTFLPNLVN; translated from the coding sequence ATGAGCCCCGCAGCAATCTTCTCGGCCTTCTTCTTCCTGGTGCTGATCGGTTCCCCCATCGCGGTCGCACTGGGCCTCACCGGCGCTTCGGCGGCCTGGTTCGCCCACCTGCCCATGGTCATCATCCCGACACGCTTCTTCAGCTCGCTGGACAACTTCTCGCTTCTGGCCGCTCCCTTTTACATCTTTGCCGGCGAGGTCATGAACCGGGGCGGGATTACCGAAACCCTCATCACCTTTGCTGCCAAGATCACCCGCTTCGTGGCCGGTGGCGCCGCCTATGCCAACATTCTGGCATCGGTGCTGTTTGCCGGTATCTCAGGGACGGCGATTGCCGATACCGCAGCCCTTGGCAAGATCTTCATCAACGGCATGCCCAAACAGGGCTACACCAAGGAATTCTCCGCCGCCGTCACCGTTGCCAGTTCCATGATCGGACCGATCATTCCCCCGTCGGTCATCATGATCGTCTATGCCTCCGTGGCTCAGGTCTCGATCATCAAGCTGTTCGTCGCCGGTATTGTGCCGGGCCTGATGCTCGGCGGCGCCTGCGCGGTCATCGTGCTGATCACGGCGCTGACCAAGGGGCTGCCCAAGGGCGAGATCAAGGCGGTCGACAAGTCCGACAAGCAGCTGGTTTTCGAAACGGCTCTGGTTTTCTCGATCCCGATGTTCATCGTCTTCGGCACGCTCTCCGGTGTCTTCACGGCAACCGAGGCTGGTGGTATTGCCTGCGTCTATGCGCTGGTGATTGGCCGGTTCGTGCTCAAGACCCTTTCGGGCCGTAGCGTGCTGGCCTGCATGCGGGCATCCATGCGCACCACCGCCAGCCTTTATCTGGTTATCGCCGGTGCATCGGTCCTGTCCTACATTCTGACTGTCACCGGTGCCATTTCGTCGGTCCGGTCGCTGACGGTGCTGTTCTCGGACAGCCAGACGATCTTCCTGTTCTTCGTGCTGGGCATTCTGCTCATCGCCGGTTTCTTTCTGGAACCGGGGGTTCAGGTGCTGCTGCTGGCGCCGATCTTCCTGCCCATCTCCCGTGGGCTCGGCATCGACGAAATGCAGTTTGCAATGGTCTTCCTGCTGTCCGGCACCATGAGCCTGATGACCCCGCCTGTCGGTATCTGCCTCTTCGTGGCAGCGCAGATCGGCGAGATAAGCATCGGACGCATGTTCTGGGCCATCCTGCCATTCCTCGCCGCCCAGATCGTCGCAATTTCATTCCTCATCATATGGCCGGATCTCGTCACGTTCCTGCCCAACCTGGTCAACTAG
- a CDS encoding ribokinase, with translation MSITVFGSVNLDLTVSVDHMPEPGVTSHATGFLKGLGGKGANQAVAATRLACCPVRFVAAIGADAFGASLRSSLEGLGVDTDHLVTMPDHDSGMALIHVDATSQNTITVVGGANMAWSADGPDADCFEGSKVALFQLETPQNATIAAMRKARAAGATVILDPAPIAATGMDALLAEADIITPNETEAAGLSGKLPATFDEALDVARSLCARGPSTVIVKLGAKGLAYACKDGRSGKLEPFKVNAIDTVAAGDSFNGGLAAALAEGMELESALRFASAAGALATTKKGASEAVPDRADVDALILKA, from the coding sequence ATGTCGATCACGGTATTCGGCTCGGTCAATCTGGACTTGACGGTTTCCGTCGACCACATGCCCGAACCGGGCGTTACCAGCCATGCCACCGGGTTCCTCAAGGGGCTCGGAGGCAAGGGCGCCAATCAGGCGGTCGCGGCGACCCGATTGGCCTGTTGTCCGGTGCGGTTCGTGGCAGCCATTGGGGCGGATGCCTTCGGGGCGAGCCTCAGGTCGAGCCTTGAAGGGCTGGGCGTCGATACCGATCATCTCGTCACCATGCCGGATCATGATTCCGGCATGGCCCTCATCCATGTCGATGCGACCTCCCAGAACACCATCACGGTTGTGGGCGGTGCCAACATGGCATGGTCTGCAGACGGACCGGATGCAGATTGCTTCGAAGGGAGCAAAGTGGCCCTGTTTCAGCTGGAAACCCCGCAGAATGCAACCATCGCGGCCATGCGCAAGGCGCGGGCAGCCGGAGCCACGGTCATTCTCGATCCCGCTCCGATTGCCGCCACGGGCATGGACGCGCTTCTGGCAGAGGCAGACATCATCACCCCCAATGAAACCGAAGCGGCAGGCCTCTCTGGCAAACTGCCCGCCACATTCGATGAAGCGCTGGATGTCGCACGCAGCCTCTGTGCGCGAGGACCGAGCACGGTCATCGTCAAGCTCGGAGCAAAGGGGCTGGCCTATGCCTGCAAGGATGGCCGGAGCGGCAAGCTGGAGCCCTTCAAGGTGAATGCAATCGATACGGTGGCCGCCGGTGACAGCTTCAATGGCGGACTGGCTGCAGCGTTGGCCGAAGGCATGGAGCTGGAATCGGCCCTGCGCTTTGCCTCTGCTGCCGGAGCTCTGGCCACGACCAAAAAGGGCGCGAGCGAGGCTGTTCCGGATCGCGCGGACGTCGATGCCCTGATCCTGAAAGCTTAG
- a CDS encoding GntR family transcriptional regulator: MLKRAAYDRIVELLNQGGLMPGQIVSQRELVETTGATLGSIREAIPRLEADGLLQTLPKRGLMVPTLDVSFVRDAYELRSILELSAVRAAIDSIPTARFSGWIERHEQFLANIQTNSNQDAADEMQKLDWDMHATFIDSMQNVLIANVYRVNSIKIHMVVQSRLQVTPFNAERIIGEHLAFLRPMLARDIAASEQALKQHIDNSLHLALGGRL, encoded by the coding sequence ATGCTTAAGCGCGCCGCCTATGACCGCATCGTGGAACTGCTCAATCAGGGGGGCTTGATGCCCGGACAGATCGTATCCCAAAGGGAACTGGTCGAGACCACCGGAGCGACGCTGGGTTCGATCCGGGAAGCCATTCCCCGACTGGAAGCAGACGGTCTGCTCCAGACCCTGCCCAAACGCGGACTGATGGTGCCAACCCTCGATGTCTCCTTCGTGCGGGACGCCTATGAACTGCGCAGCATTCTGGAACTCAGCGCCGTCAGGGCAGCGATTGATTCCATCCCGACAGCGCGGTTTTCCGGCTGGATCGAACGGCACGAGCAGTTTCTGGCCAATATCCAGACCAACTCCAATCAGGACGCTGCGGACGAGATGCAGAAGCTTGACTGGGACATGCACGCCACCTTCATCGACAGCATGCAGAATGTGCTGATCGCCAATGTCTACAGGGTCAATTCGATCAAGATCCACATGGTGGTCCAGTCGCGTCTGCAGGTCACGCCGTTCAACGCGGAAAGGATCATTGGCGAACATCTGGCCTTTCTGAGGCCGATGCTGGCTCGCGACATCGCAGCGTCCGAACAGGCGCTGAAGCAGCATATCGACAATTCGCTGCATCTTGCCCTCGGCGGTCGTCTGTAG
- a CDS encoding TRAP transporter small permease, with protein MASSLTQSYLRWTAKLSNATEYVAVAIFAGIVLVNFMAVGARYVLADPIGWSEEALRYAIVWAVYLVAGATFRHGEQMMIDLIVIIPSDRIRRIAAFLSLLTTLVLAAIVVALGIPFLMDTGQVSPSMRLPMWIPYAAVVVGYLMIAIQAIAGYIEQPVLGNKETAQ; from the coding sequence ATGGCATCTTCCCTGACGCAGTCCTATCTGCGCTGGACAGCAAAGCTGTCGAACGCCACGGAATATGTGGCGGTGGCGATATTCGCCGGGATCGTTCTGGTCAACTTCATGGCCGTTGGGGCCCGATATGTGCTGGCCGACCCGATCGGCTGGAGCGAAGAAGCCCTTCGCTATGCAATCGTCTGGGCGGTCTATCTGGTCGCCGGAGCCACCTTCCGCCACGGTGAGCAGATGATGATCGATCTCATCGTCATCATTCCTTCCGACAGAATCCGGCGCATCGCCGCCTTCCTGTCGCTGCTGACGACACTGGTGCTGGCAGCAATCGTGGTTGCCCTCGGCATTCCGTTCCTGATGGATACCGGGCAGGTTTCCCCATCCATGCGCCTGCCGATGTGGATCCCCTACGCCGCAGTGGTCGTGGGATATCTGATGATCGCCATTCAGGCGATCGCGGGTTACATCGAGCAGCCCGTCCTTGGCAATAAGGAGACGGCACAATGA